The sequence below is a genomic window from Lolium perenne isolate Kyuss_39 chromosome 7, Kyuss_2.0, whole genome shotgun sequence.
CAAGCATCAGATAAGGAACAAAAGGAGAAACTCATAGAGTATCGAGTAGTGGAAAGATAAATTGCTCATCAAAATAGTAGTACATGAATCATCTTCTACAAATATGTTCCAAAATAAAGATGATTACCTTGAATGGTAACTTCATTGGATCGCCTTGCCCTTCCTTGCGGAATTCGTGCATGACCCACTCAGTCTTCTTCCCCTTAGGGGCTCTTCCTTGATAGAATACAAGGGTTTTTCTCATGCCCACTAGCAACCCTTTCCGGGTTATCGGACGGTCTTTCCCGGTTGCCTTCCAGTAGCCGGATTCAGTTGCTCTATTAGTTCTCTGACCAGTGGCGTACTTCCTGTCCCTTAGACTGTAGAAATACCACTCCTTGCCGGCAATGCATGCAATTTCTGAAGAACAAATTAACAAACAATTATGTAAAAAACAATATAACTTTGGATGAAATAATCATTTATCTCAAACATTAAGGAAATGAGTATCTATTAGCCCAATGATCTACTTGTAATGTAGAAACACAACTTTGTCAAAAAATTGTATTGCTTGCTTTTTTTGTCAGGAGAAATTCCTAACACATGAGCCACATTTAATTAGTTCAGCTATAGACAATACCCAATAATAGGTGATTGCATAATGGGGAGAATAAAGTTATTTTTGGAACCATTGGATGGAAATCTAATAATAAGGGAAAGGCATCTTGCTTACTCTTATGAGATATCAATTAACATATATCCCACCCTTCCATATATACGTTCTTTTCTCATGGCTTTGTGCATGGTGTGTTTCTACTAATAGGCAAAGTGGGAGGCCTTCTTTTTATGTTAAGTTTGTCTCCATCCATGGGCTGTTAATTCCCTTTAAGGATCAGGCAAAGTGGGGGAATATTTGATGGCATGGCATGAACAGGGACAGATGAGGAGCAGGCTAGGAAGGGGCCAAACAGACTCATGGATGTGAGAATATCCTTCTGTTATGGGGATGGGGAAGGCGACAAGCAGGCAGACAAGACGTGTGAATTTTGTTCTCATTGTAGAATAATTCCCAGGAACTATATGTATTCATCCACTGATCAAGTCTACTAAAtctggaacaaaagaaaaagaaactgtATACTATGCAAGAAGTTGATCTCTCTCGCTCTGATATTTTCTTGCCTATTGGATCATGACTTTTCAAATGTTAATCAAAATTAATTAGGACATATATAGTTATAATATAAAGAGGAAAAAACGGCATGGGCACACCAAAAAGGAAGGGCCAAAAAAGTGAgattaaaagaaaagaaaaaggtgtGTTTCTAGCGGTATGGGAAGCATGCATGTTGCAAGTTGCAACTTGATGAGATTGAAATTGACGTGGTCACTTCAGTTGTGGCTGGGAGTGGCAAAGGATCAAGTAGCTAGCACTAGCAGCATGCACACACCCACCTTAGATTTGGCTGGAATTCAAGGAAGTACACATGCTGGCATCAGAGGAAAAAGGAACAAAGAGAATTTTCATGGAATGGATAATTAATGAAGATAACGAATGAAGCTGCGCACATAATTGGTCCCAAGATGTTGAATTCAAGCTCAAACCAACAGAGAGCAATACATACATTCTGATGCATATATGATTGAGAGGAACCTTGGATAATCATGCATACACACGGCCGGACAAATAATTAATATCCGGGAAGTGATTTCTTCGTCCAGAAAAATAAGAACGAGTAATAATTTAGTACAGTGAAGACTTTCTGTTTTGCGAATGAGTACAGTGAAGACTTTGTCTGTTTAGAAACGATCAACTTCATTTTAAATCCTGTGAACTTAATAAACACTGGACAGATATATGTCATTACAGGATGAGATTTTTAAGGGTGATTCGAGACGTCATCGAATCGACGAAGAACAGAAAACTTATTATTGTTCGTCGTCAAAGAAATAACCAGGAATTAGCTAGCAGCCAAAAGAAAAGGGAGGAGGGGAGCAACGAATCAGGCCCAGAGGATTGAAGCACccataagcatatgaatgagatGATCGAAGAATCATGAACGTATAGATGCATATGCTGGTGTAATTAAGCTATCTAGGTATACACTTGATTAGGTCTTACCAGGAAGGTCCCAGGGCTCGATCTTGTTGAGGTCGACGTCGACCATGGTAGGGCAGCCGTAGATGCTCGCCACGAccgccgcccctccgccgccaccgacGAGCTTCCTTGAGAGGTAGTCCAGCACGAGCTCGTCGTCCCGCGGGTGGAACCTGAACCCCGGCGGCAGCCTCGCCTCGACCATGCTCAGGGAATTCATCGCCGGTGCCACCACCGCAGTTCCCTCTCAAATCTCAATCCCTCGCACAGTCTCGCAGACCGGTCGAGGATCGACGACGCCTCTGCACTCTGCGTACTACTCGAGCTCTAGCTCGCAGGTAGTTGCGGACGAGCGACCGATCGATTCGACCATCTACCAAGAGAGATATCAAGGGGGGCCGAGAGAGACGAAGGTATTAATAGGGGCCAGCGCACAGCATGGTCAGGTCAACTAGTATTTACGGACagaaggagagagagagagggaggggagAAGGCTACGGCACTGCTCGTAGTAGTACTGGTACTATACTACGTATAGCTAGGTAGATATACGTAGCTATAGACTTTTCTCGGTTAGGGTGCCGGACGCCAGGTGGCGAGGTTCGATTCGCGAGGCTGGTCCCGGGTCCCGGCCGGTGGGCGAGCGAGAGATCCGACGGCTGCGCATTGCCGATCATGTAGTCATGCTCGCTCGTCGCCATGGCTGACGTTGGCACGGCGATGATCAGATGAGATGAGATGGGAGATGCCAGGTTAGAGAGATGGGGCATTCAATTCGGAATTCCGAACACGGCTGGTCACGGCCTAATTAGTCACCTAACACGCTCGATCGTATATCTTCCGGCTGTGCATGCGTCGCCCAATTCGAATTCGCGACTCGATTCGATCGGGAGATAGATAGATCTCCTGCATGGCGAGGTGGCATGGGCTGTTGGGCACCGAGAGATACGTAATTCGTCCCGGTATGTTCACATTTGGCAAGCGAGAGGGGAATTTAATTAGGGCGCGCGTTGGTTTAGTCGTCTAGCTTGATGATTGTTTGGGTCTTTTGTGCATCGCTAAATACTAGCGGTACATACGTGTTGCAGAGGAAAATGTAAAAATACAATAAACACAAAGAAGaaatagaaaaacaaaaaatgtgATTTGCAATTCCTGAAATATATATATGCAAATTCAGCAAAAGtaaaataatactccctccgatcctaaATATAAGCTGTATGGTTTTTTTGGTACGAATATTAAAGAACATACTTGGAAGCAAAGCTAGAGCAGATTTGGGCAAGATTACTCCTGACTAATTTACGTGAGAAAATAGAGGAGTTCACATTAGATAAGTAAACATAATAAAATTTCTAAAAAAAATCTCCGTACAAGTGATACAATGCAATATATCATAATTTGGATTTTTTCTCAAAAACGTATAAAGCTTATATCAAGGAACGAAGGGAGTAATAAATAGAAAGTACCTTAGCCAAGTAAATTCCACTCATTCGTTAAAGTAACTCAGTGGCCACAACCGCCGCCCTAGATCATATATGTTTTTAGAGTGGCTCCaacaaaagtgcaattgcacaaaAATATGTACAATCATATGTGATGAAGTAAAATCTATGAGAGAATTATTGATATGTGTACTCTCTCCTTCCCAAATTAGGATGCCTATAGTTTTCAGTCAAAGTCAAACTTTTTAAAGACTATGTACAAAAAATATCAACACCTCAATTTTAAATGCacataatatgaaaatatatttcatgatggttCTAAAAATATTAATTTAGGATTATAAATGTTGACACTTTTTATATATAGTTGGTCAAACTTTGAGAAGTTTGACTTTATCAAAATATTATAGGCATCCTATTTAGATAGAGGGAGTACCAAAATGGACTTAAACTAAAACACTGGAAGTCTTTTTGAAAGATAAATTTTGGCGCATTATAGCTCAAACTCAGAAATTTTCCCAGTAAATTAGTAACATGTGCTAAGTA
It includes:
- the LOC127312092 gene encoding NAC domain-containing protein 21/22, with the translated sequence MNSLSMVEARLPPGFRFHPRDDELVLDYLSRKLVGGGGGAAVVASIYGCPTMVDVDLNKIEPWDLPEIACIAGKEWYFYSLRDRKYATGQRTNRATESGYWKATGKDRPITRKGLLVGMRKTLVFYQGRAPKGKKTEWVMHEFRKEGQGDPMKLPFKEDWVLCRVFYKTRATIAKPPTASSYNMDSAAATSLPPLVDNNYIAFDHQAGMQNLEGYEQVPCFSNNPFSQPPSSASMNIPVTAPMADHQEHQHMGKAIKDALSQLTRFEQGNVKSEAPAQGGVFAQDGFEYLAESGFSQMWNSLN